TCGGTACGGCCGCCGGCGACGGGGACGCGCTGGACCTTGCAGCCCTGCTTCAGGGCGCCGGCAACGTCGTTAGAGCGATACTGGATTTCGGCAACCGGCGCGGACTGGGCAGCGACAGCAAGAGCGATCAAAGTCGCGATCATGGGTATTCCTTTCCAGAGGATATCACCCGCCGCTACGCAGGCAGCGTTGCTCGACTCCGCCCTTTCCGTAAGGAATTGTTGCTGCACTGCGTTTTGTGCAGTGCGGTGTATTCCCTGCGTTGACCCCTGCCCCGCGGGTTTCTACGTCGTCCGGGATGTTGCAATCCAAGATGACGACGACCACCGCCCCCACCATCGTCCTTGTCGAAGACGATCCCGCGCTCCGGACTCTCACTTCCCGAGCATTGCAGGAGAATGGGTTCGCCGTGCGGCCCGCCGCGACCGGCGCGGAAATGTGGCTCGCGCTGGAGGGCGCGGCAGTCGATCTCATCATCCTCGACATCATGCTGCCGGGCACCAGCGGCATCGATCTCTGCCGGATGATCCGCGAGAAGAGCCAGGTTCCGATCATCTTCATTTCGGCGCGCGGCAGCGAGACCGACCGGGTGGTCGGGCTCGAGCTCGGTGCCGACGATTATCTGACCAAGCCGTTCGGCACTCGTGAGCTGATTGCGCGGATCCGCGCAGTGCTCCGTCGCGAGGGCGGCAAGCAGGAAAGCGCGCAGCGTAGCCTGGGGCTGGTTCGCTTCGACGGCTGGACGCTCAATTTGCCGCGTCGCGAACTGCTTTCACCGAGCGGCGCCGTCGTGGATCTCACCGGCGCGGAATTCGACCTGCTCGTCAGCCTTTGCGAGCATAGCGGCCGGGTGATCGCGCGCGAACGGCTGATCGAGCTGTCGCGCACGCGGCTGGGCGACAGCTCCGACCGCAGCGTGGACGTGCTGGTCAGCCGGTTGCGGCGCAAGCTTTCCTCCACCGGCAGCGCGGCCCCAATCGTGACCGTGCGCGGCATCGGCTATATGTTCAACGCGCCCGTCACGCGCGAATGATGCGCCTCGTCAGGGCGCCGCTGGGCCTGATCGGCCAGATCTTCGCGATCCTGCTGCTGGCGATCCTGATCGAATTCGGTGCGAGCACTTTCTTTTACGAGCGCGCCAGCCAGTTCTCGGTGCAGGATGACGAGGCGCGCCGCCTGGCCGAGCATATCGTGATCGCGCGCAAGCTGCTTTCGGAGCAGCCGCCCGCTCTGCGCCCCGCCCTCGCCACCGACCTGACGACGACGCGCTACCGGATCGCGTGGAGCGAGGAACTCCCCACTTCGCTCCGCGTCACTCCCACCCTCGACCGCATCCACCACCAGGTGCTCGACTGGGAGCCCAGCTTGAAGACGGCGGGCCTGCAGCTGCGGCTGGTCGGGCCGGCGCGCGACGCAGTGATCGTCGGCGGCACCACCTTGCCCGACGGCAGCTGGATGAAGTTCGCGACGCGCGAGCCGGTCCATGACATGGGCTTTTCGCTCGACCGTATCCTGCTCGCGCTGGCGCCTGCAGTGGCGATCATCCTGATCGGCGGCGTGATGGTCCGCCAGACCTTGCTGCCGCTGCGTCGGCTCGCGCATGCCACCGAGCGCGTAGGCGCGGGCGACATGCAGGAAGTGGCGGAGGGCGGCCCCGGCGAAGTGCGCCGCGTGATCCACGCCTTCAACCGGATGCAGAACCGCATCCACCGGCTGCTGGTCGACCGGACGCAGGCACTCGCCGCGGTAGGGCACGATCTGCGCACGCCGCTGGCCCGGCTGCGGCTGCGCGCCGACGCGATCGGCGATGCCGGCGTCCGCGAGGAGATCGAAACCGATATCGTCGAGATGCAGGCGATGATCGATTCGCTGCTCGCCTATCTCGCGGGCGAGTCCACCGGCGAGACGCGGCAGGCAGTCGATCTCGCCATCCTGTGCAGCACGATCGCCGACGACATGGGCGACCATGGCCATGACGTAATCTATTCCGGCCCCGTCCATCTCGAGCGCGTGGTCTATCCGATCGCAATGAAGCGCGCGGTGATGAACCTGGTCGAGAACGGCATCCATTATGGTGATCGCGTGGCGGTGACGCTGGTCAAGCAGGACGACGCCACCGTCATCCGCATCGAGGACGACGGCCCCGGCATTCCCGAAGAAGCGATCGACCGGGCCCTCGAACCCTTTGTCCGCCTGGACGATGCGCGCGCGCGCGATACCGTGGGGTTCGGGCTGGGACTATCGATCGTCGCGCGCGCAGTCGAAGCAGAGGGCGGCGTGCTCGCGCTGTCAAATCGTCCCGAAGGCGGGTTGCGCGCCGAAATTCACCTCCCCGCCGCCTGAACACGCTGCACCGCAGCAGCAACAATTTCTTACAGATGCGCTGCTTTGCAGCAAAGCCAAGTGCCTACTTCAATAACACGCCCGCCTTCGACGCGGGCCTGTGATTGGAGCTAGCACTGTGAATGAACTCATCGGACGGGTCTACGGGTTCTCGAAACAAGTGTTTCCGACCCAGAGCGACCTCTATTCGAAGCTCGCCAGCGACGGGCAGAGCCCCAAGGCGCTGATGATCTCGTGCGCCGATTCGCGCGTCGTTCCCGAACATATCATGCAGGCTGCCCCGGGCGACCTGTTCGTCTGCCGCAATGCCGGCAACATCGTGCCCCCCTATGCGATGCAGAATGGCGGCGTCACCTCGACGGTCGAATATGCCGTGATGGTGCTCGGCATCCGCGACATCATCATCTGCGGCCATTCGGACTGCGGCGCGATGAAGGCCGTCTCGAACCCCGCCGGGCTCGAGAAAATGCCCAACGTCGCCGCCTGGCTGAAGCATAGCTGCGCCGCCGAGCAAGTGGTGAACGAAGGCTATCCCGAAATGGAGAGCGCCGACCGGGTTCGCGCGATCAGCCTCGAGAACGTCGTCGCACAGCTCAACCACCTGCGCACGCATCCCTCGGTCGCCGCCGGCATCGCACGCGGCGAAATCGCGCTGCACGGCTGGTTCTTCGACATCGGCGCCGGACAGGTGCTCGCGCTCGACGGCCGCACCGGTCGCTTCGTTGCGCTGGACGAGGCCGAGGATCTGCCCGTGGCGCAGGCCGCATCGCAGCGGCTTGCCGGCGAAGTGCTGCTGGAGGCCGCGGAATGAGTATCGCCGAAACGCGCGCGACCGGTTGGATCGCGCGCGACCTGACCGCGTCGGTCGTCGTCTTTCTGGTCGCAATGCCCCTGTGCATGGGCATCGCGATCGCGTCGGGCGTTCCACCTGAAAAAGGCCTGATCACCGGCATCATCGGCGGCATCGTCGTCGGTGCGCTGGCAGGCTCGCCGTTGCAGGTCAGCGGCCCCGCCGCCGGCCTGGCGGTGATCGTGTTCGAACTGGTCCGCGACCAGGGGCTGTCCGCGCTCGGGCCGATCCTGATCCTCGCGGGCGCAATCCAGGTCGCGGCAGGCATCTTCCGCGTCGGCGGCTGGTTCCGCGCGATTTCGCCGGCAGTGGTCCACGGCATGCTCGCCGGCATCGGCGTGCTGATCGTGATCGGGCAATATCATGTCCTGTTCGACGCCAAGCCGCTGTCGAGCGGTCTCGAGAACCTGATGGCAATGCCCGGACGGCTGCTCGGGCTTTCGTCCGACCTGCGCGCCGCCGAACTGGCGCTGATCCTCGGCCTCACCACGATCGCCGCGATGCTCGGCTGGGAAAAGCTGCGTCCTGCTTCGCTCAAGCTCGTCCCCGGCGCGCTGATCGGCGTGGTGGCAGCGACCCTGCTGGCCTTCTCGCTCGGGATCGACGTCACCCGCGTGACCGTGCCGGAGAACATCGCAGCCGCAGTGGCGCTGCCCGACAGCAGCTTCCTTGCACGCTTCCTTGACCCGACGGTGATTACCGCGGCCGTGGCCATCGCATTCATCGCCAGCGCCGAGACGCTGCTTTCGGCCGCCGCCGTCGATCGCATGCATGACGGCGTACGCACCGACTATAACAAGGAACTGCGCGCGCAGGGCATCGGAAACCTACTGTGCGGCGCCGCGGGCGCGCTGCCGATGACCGGCGTCATCGTGCGCAGCTCGGCCAACGTACAGGCCGGCGCCACCACGCGCCTATCGGCGATCATGCACGGCGTGTGGATCCTCGGCTTCGTTGCGCTGCTGCCCTGGCTGCTGCGCGAGATCCCGATGGCCGCGCTGGGTGCAGTGCTGGTCGTCACCGGCGCACGGCTGGTGAACTTCAGCCACGCCAAGCATCTGTTCAAGGATTATGGCCTGCTCCCCGCAGCGATCTGGGCGGTTACGCTGGTCCTGGTCGTCGCCGAGGATCTGCTGACCGGCGTGCTGGTCGGCATCGCCCTCTCGATGCTCGAGCTGCTGCCGCATGGCCGCCGTCTCCGGCTTAAGGTCGACGAGCGTGACGACGCAGAAGGGCGCACGATCACGCTGGAAGGCGCGGCGACCTTCGTCGCGCTGCCCAAGCTGTCGGCAAAGCTCGAATCGACGCCGGTTGGTTCGCCGGTCCGCTTCGACCTGACGCGCTGCTCTGCAGTCGACCACACCTGTGCGGAGCTGCTGCGCGACTGGTCGTCGCGGCGACGCGCCGGCGGATCCGAGGTTGCCTTCGACGGCGCGATCGGGCGGTTCGCCAAGCTCGCAGCCTGATAGCAAGCTGATGTTGGGAGGGGCTCGCCGGAAACGGCGGGCCCCTTTCCGTTCCAGGCCGTGACTCACAAGAGCGGCCGTTCAGCGAGCGCTCCAGTTGCGGAAGTTTGTTAATTGGGTTTGCCAGCGGGAATCGCCGCTCCGCCTTAAGCAGTCGCCGTTCCCCACCTGTCACCCCGGCTTTGTGCCGGGGTCCATCAAGCCGAGGGCGAGAAGCAAGGGGCGAAAGGCGAGAGGTGCCCGCGTGCCGCACAGTGGACCCCGGCACAAGGCCAGGGCGACGATGAAGTGAGCACGCAGAAGACGAGCGGCAGCTAACCACCCCGCTCGCAAAAGTTAGTCTCACAACGATGTCAGTCATTTGGTTTCGGGACCTAGCCCACCACGCGGTGGAGCATTACCATCGATGCGGCGCGATCGGCGATCGCCCACCCCTCGCCCGCGACCAGCAAATCGACGAACGCCACGACGCCGGGATAATAATCGGCATAATCGTGGAACAGCACGACGGCTCCGGGAGTGAGAAACGCTTCGAAGTGCCGGAAGTCGCGCTCGACATTGAGCCGGTCGTGGAGCCCATCGACGAACAGCAAATCGATCGGCTGATCCCATTCGGTCTCGTAGGACAGGCTGCGAAGCGGTTTCACGACCTCGGCCACACCCGCGCCGGTGATGTTGGCGAGAAAGCTGCTGAAGGTCGGCGCGCTGCGATTGAGCCGCTTGTCCGCAGCGCCGACGGTCCCCTGATGCGGATCGACCGCGTAGAGCCGCGATTGCGGCGAGAGCGCGCGCAGCACCGCCCCGAGCACCACCGTCGAGCGCCCCTGATAGCTGCCGATCTCGACAAAGGTGCGCACGCCGCCATCTCGGGTCGCGTGCACCGCTGCGGCGATCAGCAACTCGGCTTCCTTGTCGTCGAGCCATCCGGTCACCCGGCGCATCGTGCCGAGGATCTCCAGCGGCTTGAGCAGCGCCAGCGCGGTCATGCGTGCGCCGCCAGCGAATGCGCCACCGGCTGGCCGAGAGAGGTCCTTCGGCGCAGGATGCGCAGCGTCTCGATGGCGGTTTCGACTTCCCATTCCCCCGTAGCGACGAGTTCGTCGACGAACGCCGCGACGCCCGGGAAATAATCGGCATAGTCGTGGAAGGCGACGCGGGCGGCGGGCGCCAGCGCAGCTTCGAAGGCGGCAAAATCGGCGGCGACGGCGGGATAGTCGTGGAGCCCGTCGATCAGCAGCAAGTCGACCGGGTCGGCGGTGGCGAACGCACGGGCGTCGCCGGTGCGCGCCGAGATCCAGTCGCCGAGTCCCGAACTGGCGAGCATCTGATCGAAGCGGCCGCGGGTGACGCTATCGCGCGCCAATTTGTCTTCCCGGCTGCCGGTGACGCCGTCGAAGCGATCGATCGCCGTCACCCGCGCGTGGATTTCGGCGGCCTGGGCCGCGCGGCCGAGTAGCACGGTGGCCTTGCCGCAATGGCTGCCGATCTCGACCAGATGGCCCGCAGCCGCATCGCGCGACAGCGCAGCACGTGCGGCACCGAGCAGTGCGCCGGCCTCGGCATCGCTCAGCCAGCCGGGCAGCGCGCGCATCTCGGCGAGGATCGCGGCATCTTCGGAGACGGCCTGCGGGAGCGGTGCCGGCGGCGCACGGCGATATTGGCTGGACATCGCCCGGAGATGGCGGCGCAGCGGATCGTCGAGCACGCGCGGCACCGGATGCATCCAGAAGGTGCGCGCGTCGCTCCGCGCCGCATCGACGTCGCGCGTGCTCCAGCGCCGGCGATATTGAGTCCAGTCGCCCCGGCACGGGTTCTGCTCGACGGGAAAGCCGAGCAGCTTTGCCAGCGTCGGGAACAGGATTTCCTCGGTCGCCCACAGCTTGGAGGCGGCAAGGATGTCTTGGAGTTGCGGATCTTCGAACAGCGTAGCGATCGCACGGCCGCAATCGGCGCCGATCACCGTGCCTGGCCAAAAGGTCCAGTGGACGAAGGCTGCGTCGCCGCCTTCAAACCGGTCGAGAAAGCGCTGCCACAGCGCTCGCTCGGCCTGCGCAGTGGCGGCTGGCGGGATACGGGTCGAGCGGCCCTGGGGCCGGGCGTCGCTGGACAGGACACCAGCCACGCCGCCCTGATTGGCCAGGAATGCGGGATAGCCGCCGCGCAGCTGCATCTGATCCGAATCGACGATGGTAAGCGAGTCGTAGTCGCGGCCGCCGAGATGGCCGATGCAATCGAGCGCGAAGTCGTGAAGCTTGCCCCATTTCATCGGCCGCGGCGCAGGCACGATCTCGACGCCCCAGCGTGCCCAGGGCAGTTGCGGGTCGATCAGGTCGCCCGCGGCGCTGCCGTCATACAGCAGGATCGGCGAGGCATCGTCGTGCCAGCACAGATTGCGCACCAAGTCGACCACGCATTCCGGCCGCTCATGCACGAGCAAGGCGTAGACATTAGCGACAGGCAATGCAGCGATCGGCGGCGATGCACCCGACCATGAGGCGATGCGATCGAGCAGCGGGCCTGACGCGCGCTCGGTCCAATAACCGCCTCGCGTACGCTTGGGGCTGGTGTTGCCGCGATGGACGCGCGCGACCAGCCAATCGGTGTCGGGCATCGCGTGGACATGCGCGTCGCGCGCGTCGAGCACGAACCGGGTATCCTCGCCGCTGCGGATCGCGGCAAAGCGCCGGCGCTCCCAGAGCGCGCGGCGATAGGCCATGCTGGCGCCGTAAATCCAGCGCTGGCGGCCGCCCCAGCAATAGTCCCATGCCTGCGCCCCGTCGTCGGCGAGGAAGGCAATGCGGTCGAGTCCGACAATGTCGGCGCCGTTCGCCTCGATCGCGGCGAGCTGCCGCGCGAGCCGGTCGGGCGCATGCCAGTCGTCGTCGTCCCAATGGACGATAACCTCGCCGCGCGAGAGTTCGCACAGCTGGTTGCGCTTGTCGCCGAGGATGCGGCGGGCTTCCTCGCGGACATAGCGGATGCGGGGATCGCCTGGGATCAGATCGGCGACGCTGTCCGCCCCATCGTCGAGGATGACGAGTTCGGCATCGTCGCGTTCCTGCGCAAGGAACTGGGCGATCGCCGCAGGCACGAAGCGACGCCGGTCGGCAGTTGGCATGATCGCGGAGATGCGCGGGGTCATGAGTCGCCTGCCATCACATTCACCGGGACCGGGCCCAGAGGCTCGAACAAAGCAGCGCTTGCGGCCAGATAGTCCGCACTCGTCATCGGCTCGTAGCGATCGACTTGCCAGAGGTCGTCCGCGGTTATCGGCACCGGCGCGAGCAACGCGCCCTGCGCAAGCAATTGCGTGTCGCCCGGCCACGCCTTGAAGACGGGCCGTAGCAGCAGGTCGTTCGCGGTCGATGGCGTCGCCGCCTTCAGGATCGCCTCGTCCAGAGCGAAATCCGTCTGCATGACGCTGCCGGCGCGCGTGTGGACGAGCCACATCCGGTCGTCAGGCGCGGCAATGTACAATATCCCGAGGGCGGACGCGGCGTACCAGAACGAACCGGCCGGCAGGAAGCGCTCCCACCCGCCCAAATCGCTCACTTCCTCGCGCAACGACGCGATCGACAGGAAGCCGTCGTCGTAGAGGCCGGGCGCGAGTGCGCTGAGCAGGCGCTCGCCCGAAGGCAGCTCCGCCAGCCTCCGCGCGACGTCCTCGCTCTTCGATTGCGCCGCGGACTTCCCATAGACGGACAAAAAGACCTCGGTAGCGTCACTCATATGATCAACCTGAAATTGAGCTGGGTTACCGGCAACGCCGCTGGCGGAACGACGCTGGGATCGTTCAGGATCGCCTGGAGCAGTTGGGCATTCGTCCGGTTCTGCGTGCCGATGAAGCCGTTGACTGCGCCGATGGCCGGCGCCCCGGTCGGGTCGATATAGCCGGCGAGCACCTGATCTGGATTGTGCGGTGCCGCCATGCCCGTTCCGGCGAGCCCGCCGCGCACGCCATATTCGCGCCGCATCGCCGCCTCGGCCGGTGGACGGACGAGCGGAACGCCCGGTGCCGGCCGGCGCGAAAGCCATTCGGACGCCACCATCGAATTGACCCCCGCCTGTTGCTCGAGCAACTGGCGCCGGGCTTCGATCAGGTACGTATTGTACAGCGAATGGGTGGTCGGATAGCTCGACGGAATCCTGTAGCTCAGCGTGCGCTGCGGCATCTGGTGCCGTGCCTGATTGAGCGTAATCGTCATCTGGCCGATCGATACGAGCTGGTATTGCGGATCGAGAACCTGAATTGCCCGGAGGCTGGCTCCCAGTGCCTCGAAGCGCGGCGCCAGCCCCGTTCTGCCGCGCGCCTGATCCTCGGCGAGACCCTGCGCCATGTCCATCGTTATCCGCACCTGGCGCATCATCTGTTGCGCCACGGGGGCCGTGCCGCGGCGCGACCACATCTCGAACATCGCGAATACCTGGCGCAGCTTCTCGAGCAGCGGTGCCATATTCGGTCCCTCGGCCGATCGGGCGCCGCCGCCGACGCCCGACTGGACCACGATGAGACCGCTCGGCGTGATGATCTCCGGATTGATCTTGAGCTTCACCATCCATTCGCCGTTGCGCTGGAGGGGCTCGATCTGGGTGAGCGCGTAGCGGGTCTGGATCGCCCCCATCACGCCGGTAAGCATCGGGCCGGTCACGGCGCCGCGGCCGCGCAGGACCCGGGCAGCGGGGATCGCGGCGCGGGCGGCAAGCCGGAGCCGCTCGTTGGGATCCTGCGGCACCCCGGCCTGGGCGATGAACCGGCCGAGCCTGCGCGCGGTGGCGATGATCCATGTCACGACGCTGTCGAGCGCCCGATCGATCGGCGCACGGATCTTGCGCACCAGCCCGGTGATCGCGTCGCTCACCCTGCCGAGGCCGGCGATGCGGGCGAGGAAGCTGATCACCAGGGTCAGCAGCCCGGCCATGGTCTGTTCGACGCGGTTGGCAGCCGGCGCGATGTTGCCCGCGGCGATTGCGGCGATCCCATCGATGAACGACGCGGCGACCGCGGCGATCTGGCGGATGCGCTCCACGAAGAACATGATCGTGTTGTAGATCGCGATGATCGCCTGAATGAACGCTCCGGCCGGCGACAGCATCGACAGCAGCTTGGTGACCGCCGCCTCGACCACCTTGGACTTCACGAAGTCCATCACCGCGTCGATCGCCATCTGCTTGAGATTGGTGAGGGTTTCGACGATCTTCTGCCACGCCGCGGCGGGTCCTTCGGTAACCAGCGTCTTGACGACGTCGAACCCGGTCTCCAGCGCGCGCACCACGGTCTCGTTGGTTGCGACGACCAGCTTCGCGCGTATGTTCGCCCAGGTCAGCCCCATCACTGAAAGCACGAATTTGAGGATCTCGATCAGCGTGAAACCTGACGGGATGTAGATGCCCAGCCCGCCGAGCGAGCCGGTCAGCCAGCCGATCAGCGAAGCCTTGAGATGCGTGAGGAAATTCTTGGCGAATTGCCGGAATCCCGCGACTCCGGCCTTTACCAGCGTGCGGACGAATCCGATCGGATTCTTGATGATCGACGAGAAGGCGCCGCCCGCCTTCTTGAGGTACGGGATCACCGTCGGCGCGACGACCGACAGAATGATCTCGAGCAGCGTCAGCACGGTGCCGCCCGCCCAGCGCATGAAGTCG
This genomic stretch from Sphingomonas sp. LM7 harbors:
- a CDS encoding response regulator transcription factor, whose translation is MTTTTAPTIVLVEDDPALRTLTSRALQENGFAVRPAATGAEMWLALEGAAVDLIILDIMLPGTSGIDLCRMIREKSQVPIIFISARGSETDRVVGLELGADDYLTKPFGTRELIARIRAVLRREGGKQESAQRSLGLVRFDGWTLNLPRRELLSPSGAVVDLTGAEFDLLVSLCEHSGRVIARERLIELSRTRLGDSSDRSVDVLVSRLRRKLSSTGSAAPIVTVRGIGYMFNAPVTRE
- a CDS encoding ATP-binding protein, producing the protein MMRLVRAPLGLIGQIFAILLLAILIEFGASTFFYERASQFSVQDDEARRLAEHIVIARKLLSEQPPALRPALATDLTTTRYRIAWSEELPTSLRVTPTLDRIHHQVLDWEPSLKTAGLQLRLVGPARDAVIVGGTTLPDGSWMKFATREPVHDMGFSLDRILLALAPAVAIILIGGVMVRQTLLPLRRLAHATERVGAGDMQEVAEGGPGEVRRVIHAFNRMQNRIHRLLVDRTQALAAVGHDLRTPLARLRLRADAIGDAGVREEIETDIVEMQAMIDSLLAYLAGESTGETRQAVDLAILCSTIADDMGDHGHDVIYSGPVHLERVVYPIAMKRAVMNLVENGIHYGDRVAVTLVKQDDATVIRIEDDGPGIPEEAIDRALEPFVRLDDARARDTVGFGLGLSIVARAVEAEGGVLALSNRPEGGLRAEIHLPAA
- a CDS encoding carbonic anhydrase, which translates into the protein MNELIGRVYGFSKQVFPTQSDLYSKLASDGQSPKALMISCADSRVVPEHIMQAAPGDLFVCRNAGNIVPPYAMQNGGVTSTVEYAVMVLGIRDIIICGHSDCGAMKAVSNPAGLEKMPNVAAWLKHSCAAEQVVNEGYPEMESADRVRAISLENVVAQLNHLRTHPSVAAGIARGEIALHGWFFDIGAGQVLALDGRTGRFVALDEAEDLPVAQAASQRLAGEVLLEAAE
- a CDS encoding SulP family inorganic anion transporter, whose translation is MSIAETRATGWIARDLTASVVVFLVAMPLCMGIAIASGVPPEKGLITGIIGGIVVGALAGSPLQVSGPAAGLAVIVFELVRDQGLSALGPILILAGAIQVAAGIFRVGGWFRAISPAVVHGMLAGIGVLIVIGQYHVLFDAKPLSSGLENLMAMPGRLLGLSSDLRAAELALILGLTTIAAMLGWEKLRPASLKLVPGALIGVVAATLLAFSLGIDVTRVTVPENIAAAVALPDSSFLARFLDPTVITAAVAIAFIASAETLLSAAAVDRMHDGVRTDYNKELRAQGIGNLLCGAAGALPMTGVIVRSSANVQAGATTRLSAIMHGVWILGFVALLPWLLREIPMAALGAVLVVTGARLVNFSHAKHLFKDYGLLPAAIWAVTLVLVVAEDLLTGVLVGIALSMLELLPHGRRLRLKVDERDDAEGRTITLEGAATFVALPKLSAKLESTPVGSPVRFDLTRCSAVDHTCAELLRDWSSRRRAGGSEVAFDGAIGRFAKLAA
- a CDS encoding class I SAM-dependent methyltransferase, which translates into the protein MTALALLKPLEILGTMRRVTGWLDDKEAELLIAAAVHATRDGGVRTFVEIGSYQGRSTVVLGAVLRALSPQSRLYAVDPHQGTVGAADKRLNRSAPTFSSFLANITGAGVAEVVKPLRSLSYETEWDQPIDLLFVDGLHDRLNVERDFRHFEAFLTPGAVVLFHDYADYYPGVVAFVDLLVAGEGWAIADRAASMVMLHRVVG
- a CDS encoding glycosyltransferase translates to MTPRISAIMPTADRRRFVPAAIAQFLAQERDDAELVILDDGADSVADLIPGDPRIRYVREEARRILGDKRNQLCELSRGEVIVHWDDDDWHAPDRLARQLAAIEANGADIVGLDRIAFLADDGAQAWDYCWGGRQRWIYGASMAYRRALWERRRFAAIRSGEDTRFVLDARDAHVHAMPDTDWLVARVHRGNTSPKRTRGGYWTERASGPLLDRIASWSGASPPIAALPVANVYALLVHERPECVVDLVRNLCWHDDASPILLYDGSAAGDLIDPQLPWARWGVEIVPAPRPMKWGKLHDFALDCIGHLGGRDYDSLTIVDSDQMQLRGGYPAFLANQGGVAGVLSSDARPQGRSTRIPPAATAQAERALWQRFLDRFEGGDAAFVHWTFWPGTVIGADCGRAIATLFEDPQLQDILAASKLWATEEILFPTLAKLLGFPVEQNPCRGDWTQYRRRWSTRDVDAARSDARTFWMHPVPRVLDDPLRRHLRAMSSQYRRAPPAPLPQAVSEDAAILAEMRALPGWLSDAEAGALLGAARAALSRDAAAGHLVEIGSHCGKATVLLGRAAQAAEIHARVTAIDRFDGVTGSREDKLARDSVTRGRFDQMLASSGLGDWISARTGDARAFATADPVDLLLIDGLHDYPAVAADFAAFEAALAPAARVAFHDYADYFPGVAAFVDELVATGEWEVETAIETLRILRRRTSLGQPVAHSLAAHA
- a CDS encoding DUF4157 domain-containing protein, whose product is MASSARQSVETTPAEAPRATEPGRAHDRRRVQTALKLSDPGDAAEREAVSTARAVMSMPNPVVSPRARVPMLAARAPSVASTAPAAKKDQVSPELTAEIKSQVGGGRPLSSDTRSFLEPRFKANFAGVRVHTGGKAENLSTRLGARAFTYGKDIFFNAGAYQPDGPEGMELLAHELTHTIQQQEVVQRDVIQREAVVVQQRSEPQVQRGVISEALDWIADKANVIPGFRLFTIVIGRNPVNMSAVDRSGANILRAMIEFIPGGGLIVQALQNHNIFEKGGKFIEEQFVALKGLGGALRDALMEFVGSLGFRDIFRLGSLWSRAKAIFTTPIDKAIAFAKGLVSGIAEIVKDAIIKPLGRWAASNIPKWDLLVGVFGKNPISDEGESPASALIGAFMELIGQKEIWENIKKGNAVAKAWAWFQGAMKGALSLVTSIPGRVMGVVRSLTIFDIVTIAGAFTKIVTAFSSFVGDFMRWAGGTVLTLLEIILSVVAPTVIPYLKKAGGAFSSIIKNPIGFVRTLVKAGVAGFRQFAKNFLTHLKASLIGWLTGSLGGLGIYIPSGFTLIEILKFVLSVMGLTWANIRAKLVVATNETVVRALETGFDVVKTLVTEGPAAAWQKIVETLTNLKQMAIDAVMDFVKSKVVEAAVTKLLSMLSPAGAFIQAIIAIYNTIMFFVERIRQIAAVAASFIDGIAAIAAGNIAPAANRVEQTMAGLLTLVISFLARIAGLGRVSDAITGLVRKIRAPIDRALDSVVTWIIATARRLGRFIAQAGVPQDPNERLRLAARAAIPAARVLRGRGAVTGPMLTGVMGAIQTRYALTQIEPLQRNGEWMVKLKINPEIITPSGLIVVQSGVGGGARSAEGPNMAPLLEKLRQVFAMFEMWSRRGTAPVAQQMMRQVRITMDMAQGLAEDQARGRTGLAPRFEALGASLRAIQVLDPQYQLVSIGQMTITLNQARHQMPQRTLSYRIPSSYPTTHSLYNTYLIEARRQLLEQQAGVNSMVASEWLSRRPAPGVPLVRPPAEAAMRREYGVRGGLAGTGMAAPHNPDQVLAGYIDPTGAPAIGAVNGFIGTQNRTNAQLLQAILNDPSVVPPAALPVTQLNFRLII